Proteins from one Fimbriimonadia bacterium genomic window:
- a CDS encoding sigma-70 family RNA polymerase sigma factor — translation MTGYAMTQAYSEVSDETLARAAKAGDTASFSLLVERHRDLAFAYALARLRNPEEAEDAVQEAFVRAYRALSVFDPAMRFLPYLMRILRNHCHDLLRRRSVRQSVPLTPNLRSNAPSPEENTLREERSALILEAIGALPDHQRVPLEMHYASGCTVRQIAQALGLRESTVTGRIAGALRRLRRAVGR, via the coding sequence ATGACAGGCTATGCGATGACACAAGCGTACAGCGAAGTCTCGGACGAGACGCTGGCCAGGGCAGCGAAGGCGGGTGATACCGCATCCTTTAGCCTCCTGGTCGAGCGCCACCGCGACCTCGCCTTCGCCTATGCCCTCGCAAGGCTGCGGAATCCCGAGGAGGCCGAGGACGCAGTACAAGAGGCGTTCGTTCGCGCCTATCGCGCCCTATCGGTGTTCGACCCTGCGATGCGGTTCCTGCCTTACCTGATGCGGATCCTCCGAAACCACTGTCACGACCTATTGCGCCGACGGAGCGTACGACAGTCCGTGCCCCTCACACCCAACCTACGCAGCAATGCGCCCTCGCCCGAGGAGAACACACTGCGGGAAGAGCGAAGTGCGCTCATCCTGGAGGCGATTGGCGCTTTGCCCGACCACCAACGCGTGCCGTTGGAGATGCACTATGCCTCGGGCTGCACTGTGCGCCAGATTGCGCAAGCCCTGGGCCTGCGCGAGAGCACCGTCACGGGGCGGATAGCCGGGGCGCTGCGGAGGCTGCGGCGAGCAGTGGGGAGGTGA